gagaaaatACTAATATCACCAGTAATGCTGGCTTTGCAGGAAAGCTGGCAATTCAAACAGTGGAGCATTAGTACCACTCTTTTGCCTGCAAGGAATTTATGTTCATACGGAAATTCAGCAGtgttctcctgatgaaggctgttaTGCCGAAACACCACCTGTGTTGAGGACACCTAGCTGGGTCTTGTACATACTGAAGGATGAATAAACTGGTACTTAGTGTTCTTCCATTCATAATCAGGACCCAGAAAAATGTTGCTATACCTGTTCAAAATAGAAATTTGAAGGGTATGCAAGGAGCTGTAAGGGAAAATGCACGGTTCTAAGGTATAATCATAAGAGCCAAGAAGAAAGGACAAAGGGGCGATGCAGAAGGTTGTGCATTCATGGCTGAGTCCACAggaaaacaggaagaaatgtctgTAGAGAAACAAGGTGCAACACAGAGTAAAAGGTGACTCACAACTCTCAATAAAGAATTTTTCATCTGTCACCCCTGTCTTGAGAGTCATGAGTCACCCTTTACTCTGTGTTGCGTACTAATGGCAGAGCACACGGTTTCAAATGTGAACATAACACTTAAGTTTTGCTCGCCAATGCAGTAAGCTAATCATATGCAAATCTGAAACATGTGGAACTTGTGTGCTCATCAGGACACATGCGCACAAGGCATGAGGGCAGCTAGAACTGTGCGCATGTCTGACTAAAATGAAAGTGTTGGCACACATCTGTACACGTGCTGGAATGTTGGCATCAAAAACATTTCCTGCACATAAAAGTTTTGTAATGCCGACATTTATGCGCAGAACAACATTCCAGTATATGCAACACAATTGTTTTCCACTGAGACCTGTGTGCAGAATCGCCACCTCCCATTCTGTCTTAAAAGTGGCGGGTTTTGTTATACTCACagcaaaaagaagaaactggCATTAAATTCCTATGGCAGCTAACCCTGGTGTTCAAGTTCTTTGTTGTGTTTGCCTTAAAGTCTCATGCGTAGGTCTGTGCATTAGGGCTGAATTGCTAGTAGCCTATAATTatcattcattttaatatgctgtgcgctGGTGTCTAATGCAAGGTTTTGTGCAGGGTTAACATCTACACAAAACCCTTTTCTGCATCATATGCCCAGAACTTGTTTGTAGACGTCGCGCTAAATGTGCGCTATCATCTGcactagctttctgcatcagccccacaGACAGCAGAGACAGGGCATGCATGGCACTCTGGGATCTCTGTGACTCTACTTTCTGCTCTGTAAGCCCTCGGTAGACTTTCCACTTTATACTACACTCTACTGTCAAATCATTCATCCTGACATATTTAAATCAAAATACAGCCAGAGAGAAATATGATGCTTAAATCCTGACACTATTCCTGGATCTAGTGAACATTTCATGATTTCATCTTCTAAAGACTccaaaaccaaaataaaagagcaaattaaacaaataaaataatgagaTCAGCATAAGCAAATGCTGAAGCTTGAATGGGATCTGCATTGTTTCACACGTGAGTCTAATGAGATTGTCATGTACAAGGATTACTAGGGCTCATTTTTTGGTAAGTGTATCGTTCTTATGTAATTGTCAGATGCAGTAATGTCACTCTGTGTATGGTGGTCCAGGAATTCTGAGGTTTCCTCTGCAATCTGTCCTGGGATCCGAAAGTCAATGGTGGGCTCTTCCAATTTAGGACTAGAGTTGGCATTAATGTTTCTTGCCTCAATATTGCATCCAGTGCCTTGAAGGAATTGTAAGAAGTTTTCCTCAATGGAACCATCCCGGCTAGGTAAATTCATGTCCTCCTGCAGAGATTGTTTGAAGAAACAACTGAGGTGTTTGCTAAGCTCTCCTCTGATCTGGCGATTCAGACACCCATAAAAGAAAGGATTGGAAGTAAAGCAAAAATACCCAATCCAAGTCACCACCTTCTCTATCTGACCCCCAGGAAATGACTGGGAACTCAGTGCTGAGTAGAGGTGAAAGGAAAAATATGGCATCCAACAGAAAAGAAATTGTCCTCCTACAGCTATCAGGATAATAGCAGCTTTTCCACCTCCAAATACTCTCTGTGGAGTGGTTCTTGGTGCTCCAGAACTGGTGACCATTGTGGACCTGCTACTGAGAGACTGTGACCTCCGACGTGGTGTATCCATCCATGTTGGGAGTGGCCCATGGTGCATGGCAGCTACCCTGGCAACTTTGAACATGCTGCAGTACACCACAAATATGATTAAGACAGGCAACAAAAAATAGAAGATTACAAAAAAGACTATGAATATCTTCCTGTAGAAGGTGCTGCTCCACTGTAGAGAGCAATGGCGATTACTGTAACCAGAAGaacttgtgagttgtttggtgctCCAGCCCAAAATTGGAATGATAGACATGATGACTGCTTTGATCCAAACACCAACCAAAACAGATATCACTAAGCCAACAGTCATCTTCACCTCATATCTCATGGGGTGAACTACATAGTAATATCGTTCTATGTTAATGGCAGAGATTGACAGGATGGACATACTTATGAAACAAATGCTGAGGAAGAGATAGACCCGACACATGGCTTCCCCAAAGATAATATCATTGAAAAGAGAAGAACTGGATAACATTGCTAATGGCATTAAAGTCAAAGCTGCAAGGAGGTCCACCAAACAAAGGTGAAAAACAAAGACAAATTTCCTTAGTGCTGGAGTTTTGATGATCACTGCCATTACTGCCACATTTCCAGCAATGGCAAGCAGGTCAACCAAGAGCATGAAAAAAAGTCCAACTGACTCTGAGGCCACATCCCTGGTCCCAGAGCCCAAACTAGAAGTCGGATTTATAGAATTCTGAGCTGTTTGATAGAGGTTTTCAGGTCTAGAAGAATTCCATGTCCTTTGAGTGGGAAGTGAAGGCTCCATGAATATTCAAAAGAGAACCTCACAATGTGTCTCATCACAGGCCCATGATCCATCCTATTCCAAAGCAAAAACAAGTTATAGAGAGAATTTCAGACTGAGATGTATCAAAGGGCAGAAAGAGTTAATCTTCTGCTACCTCCATGGAAGGTCATCTGCAACCAGTTTCTCAAGGCATTTTGCATTCTGTTTTGAGGTTACTCTTCAAATTCTTGTTCTAAAGAGTTTGTCATTATCCCAATTACTTTTGTCTCAAGTATTGCGCTTAGAAGCTTATGACCCTGGGAGTTCAGGAAAGACAGTGGGGGTGCATACATACTTGGCAGTTGCTTATGACACTTCCTATGTAGAATGAGTATGTTATTCCCTTGCTGAGCACTTTATTTCGAGAATCAGATCTCAGCTCCTCTTCAGGTAGATTTCAAACCTGAAAATGTGAAAGAGTGTAAAATGAATCATATCTCCAAACTTACAAGTGAGACACATAGGAGACAATTCTACAActaggcacctccatttaggtgccctgagaaCACACAGTGGGagccgtattctgtaattacagaATGGTAGCATAGCCCAGTATTGATCCTCCATATATTTATGTGCCACAGTTACACAACCAATAGAGCTGGTATAACCATGGTCACATAAATGCGGCAAAGATGTGCGTATGTTGGagctccttccatgtccagcccatgttccacccatgtaTATATAACCCTGTGCGTCCATGCCTACGCTACTTACATGCGctattacagaatagcgcttctGTGCCCTGCTGACACTTTTCACAGGTAAGTGTACAGCTAGTATCTATACTAACACATACAAGGAGCAAATAAATGTGGGCAACTTTTCTATGACGgctcctttctccctgctatccaggATAACTCTAACGACACTCCCATTCAAACCATTCATTACAGTCACCCAAAAACACAGGGTAAATGTTTTAGTAAAGGACTTACTGCAAAGTTATGGGGataatttcaaaaataccaaagaaGGAGTTGGATACAAATGTGTCAGGAACACCAGCGGTATGgcgatgcctgcatcagggatatgGCTGTGGCAGACGCCTTTCTCTTTGGGCCAAGTATTGTAACTGCGGTGCAGTGTTAGCATAATACTTTGTGAATTTCATCCTCACTGAGCTAAGATATTGAGGAAATACATTGATATCTCTGATGCAGGTATCTACCGAAATACGGTCATGTTGAGTTTATGTCTCTGTGAAGGagtgagtggagaagtggcctaatggtttgtgcagtgtgctttgatcctggtgatctGGTTTTGATTCCTCCTACAGCTacttctgaccttgggcaagtcacgtaaccctccattgccccaggtacaaaaaaaaacttagattgtgagccctctagggacagagaaagtacttgcatataatgtgtacagtgctgcgtacgtctattagcactatagaaatgatgtcCCTAGGAACACTCCCTCTCTGAGGTTGAAGTTTAGCCAACTTACAGCAGGTGGCGCTAAACCTATGTCAGAGAGGTGGGGCTAAGGCTGGGAGGTGGTTAAATACCCTAGAGCAGAGTAGATCAGAAAGTTCCAGAGGCAAGAGGTCTCCAGGAGAGGTTCTGAGAGCTAGGATCCTCACAAGTTGATCTGGCTTAGGCTACCCCTCTTTTTATACAACAAAATTTATGCTGTTACAAATTTATGAGGTATTAATTTTTCTTAAATAGtttattttccttaaaaaaaaaaagtccaattgAGCCCTTTCCATCTCCATTCTACCCAACTGATCCTATCAAGTAGTTAGATGACGTGTTCATTGGAGAGAGTGTAAAAGCCACTGTCTAGATTTTATGAAGTTTACAAGTATTTCCTTTGCAAACAGGGAAATATGTGCATGTTTTTCAGGCCCACCATACTGTACCCACAACATGTCCATTTGAAAAGTGAGGGTAAATAATGGCTTTTCTGAAATCACCGCTTAGAATGCCTTGCACCATTCACACCTATAAACCTGTGCAAAGTATCCCCCTAAATTTATTCTCTCTTCTTTTGCTAGTTTCTTTTTATTATACAACTATGTGCACCATCTTCCCAGAAAACATTGTTCAAAGGCAAGACATTTAAGTCTACAAAAAGATTAAAAACATCTATAAATATAAAACAATCTGCCTGTTAGTGCTCAAAAGTCTAGCAACGGTCCATAGGGTAAATGATACTAGGAAGCTGAGGGACTGGGGAGAAGCACGGGAACTCGGGGAAACAGAGATGGATAAGAGGCAGAAAAGGGGGCACTTGCTGGGGCTACAGGAATCAGAGTGATACCTGCAGATGAAAGTACAGGGAGCAAATAAGATGGGCAGAAGATAAATATTTGT
The sequence above is a segment of the Microcaecilia unicolor chromosome 12, aMicUni1.1, whole genome shotgun sequence genome. Coding sequences within it:
- the GPR61 gene encoding G-protein coupled receptor 61, encoding MEPSLPTQRTWNSSRPENLYQTAQNSINPTSSLGSGTRDVASESVGLFFMLLVDLLAIAGNVAVMAVIIKTPALRKFVFVFHLCLVDLLAALTLMPLAMLSSSSLFNDIIFGEAMCRVYLFLSICFISMSILSISAINIERYYYVVHPMRYEVKMTVGLVISVLVGVWIKAVIMSIIPILGWSTKQLTSSSGYSNRHCSLQWSSTFYRKIFIVFFVIFYFLLPVLIIFVVYCSMFKVARVAAMHHGPLPTWMDTPRRRSQSLSSRSTMVTSSGAPRTTPQRVFGGGKAAIILIAVGGQFLFCWMPYFSFHLYSALSSQSFPGGQIEKVVTWIGYFCFTSNPFFYGCLNRQIRGELSKHLSCFFKQSLQEDMNLPSRDGSIEENFLQFLQGTGCNIEARNINANSSPKLEEPTIDFRIPGQIAEETSEFLDHHTQSDITASDNYIRTIHLPKNEP